The genomic stretch ATATAGAATTTAATTCAGGTTAGTTGGGAAAACCATTAAGATCcacaatttttagatttttaattatttttttttttttatcaaaatcatatcctataattttactttttatgaaAAGCCTTTTATATTGTTAAAATCCAGTACATATATCgcttttgcttttcttccttgtaattattttcaaataaatatctatTGTTGAAACATTTATCAAATAGATTAGTCTCTTTATATTCCATCAATTTTACAACAAACTACTTATGAAATTCcgaagtaaaaataaataaataaaaaatagttggaGGCCCTACGGGTGGGGCTAGCTGTTAACCTGTTAACCAACCCCTCGTGTGAGTCGTGTGTGAACCATatctctcttgatttttttattttttattttttttttaataaaaaaacattatggGAGCCTGGGAGGTACATACGTGTCACTCAAACTCATCGGAACCGGCATACTTGAAGAACTGGTGTGTGGCATGTATAGCGTGCATCAAATGAGAGAAGAGACGAAGAGTGAGAGAGGTTCAACCAGggaaggaaaaatgaaaaaggtcCCGCCGCAGCCGGCGCTGGCGCTTCTACCTGCTTTGTATTGTTGTGTGTGGGAACTGTGAACCATGGCCTTGCCAAGAGTGGTTGAACAACATCCATGTCTCCACACTCACTGCAAAAGGGTAAAGTCCTCTCCTACatcttctttgttctttttcataATCTATATATGCTACATGTGTGATATGTTGTTGGGTCTGTCATCTGCACGCCTTTGACATATTTTCTAAACCTAGAACTAGTTAAATAAATATGTCTTTGACGTGTGAATTTGATTTGGGAAAGACTAGTAATTGGTGAATTTCCATGGGTAGTCGACATAATTAAGCAACTGAATTAGATGTTTGCAATATTACTACTACTTTATTGCATCTCGTGTGTGGCTTAATACTGTATTGGTGAAGTTATCTATTGATATGTGCGTAGAGAGGACTTTTTAATTTACAGAATGTTTTGGTACAACAAAAGttgttttgtaatatatttaacatggcgGCTGGTTAATTGCACGCATTCTGAGACTTGCATATTTGGTGAACCCGGGATGACGCGAAGAAGATTGTCTCAAGTTTTCAATTGCAATGGCATTTTTTTAGTAGACACCTCTGTTATATAATGCGGGTTCATGGGTGTAGTTTCAGTGCATGGACAAGGATCCTTTCAATTTCCAATGAAAGCATTCATTTTACCGTTAGAATTTAGAAGTTGGTACATCTAAATGTTTACAtgatttaatatatactttTAGATGTATCAActttaaaatgaatattatccgtttcatttgaaattgaggagATCCTAATCCAACGATATGGTATCTAAACTTTTGCTTGCTTCTGCATAATAGTGACCTCTCCTAGGGTTCAAACTGATATTTAATGGTGGGCCAATTTACccatatgaaattaaattaaatgtaaCAATTATATTGCATAATATGTAGATATTTGGAGATAATTTCTGCaaatctgcatatatatatacatatttcaTACATAAGGAAAATAGGTACATTGCTTGATCAAGGGGGGGAAATGAGGATACAAGAGGCTACCTGACAATCTTTGAATTTAGCACTACTGCTTACTAAAAGGCAACTGCCTCAAAAATAGACATTTTAGTagcaaataaatttttttagattgaGACGCTGTTGGGAATCCCTTTGCCAGTGAGCCCACCCTGTTTGGAGTAATCTGAGGTGTTAGGATAGAGCAAGGTGTAAGGCACCTTGACTGGCCCAACCCTATTTTTCCATTTGTTGTCATTGTTCATTTCTATAATTCTGTTCTCAATTGTTATCAGCTTCTCTCTAAATCTCTCAAATGCTGCTAGTGGTTCAGAATCTGAAGTCCACTCAGGCGTATCTCTCTGCCCAAGATAAATCTCATCGGTTGAATGCCGGGACAAAATTTCTATCAGTGATACACCAAGGAGGGTTTGGAACTGGGCTGTTATTGTTTTCAGGAAGGCTAAGTCAGGGTTTGACTCAAGCTCCGCATACTCGGGTGTCCCCGGCTCAGGCATGAAGCGGCGGCTTACTGTTGGGCGATTAGGGAGGTAGCCGGCATAAGGGTATTGCCCAAAATTGACAGCTGCATGGAGGGCAGAAGCCACCCATATGATAATGGTGCAGGCTTGGATAAGCTCGGCTTGTGTCTGCATCTTAGGCCACCAAGGCTCATCTTTTTTGTCTCCATGACCCTCATGGCGGATCTCCATCCACCATGATTGGAGTTCAGAATCACCTTGGACCATGTCATCAGTTGGGTAGTAGAAAGAGCAATATTCACTAACCCAATTCTTAATTGCTGACCAGATCTCCAGCCCATCAACAGCATAGGGATAATCCTGTATAAGAAGTCTGAGGCCATGGGGGTAGCTCGAGTCTGGAACTGCTATTCCTCTAAATGAAGCAAAAAAGTGGGTCAAAATCCATTCCAATAAAGATTAAAACTATAGAAATCATTATTTAACAAACTTTGCTAACCTCTTGAGCAGATCATCAGGTAATCCCTGTTCTGTGAACACCCAGTTCTTATATACAACAGAAGACATTTCCATGGCGAATTTAGCTGGGAAGACTGTTCTCTCAAGCACGCCACCGGCATTGATGAGGATCTGACGAGCCAAGGCATTTATGTTCATTGTGTCCCGGAAATGGGGATGCAAAAGCTTATGTATTGGGTGTAGCACACTCAGCTGTCTATTTGTCGCAATCACAAATGGCTCTATTACAGCATGGGTGTTCAACCTGCAAACACAACCGGAAGCATTTTAAAATGCATTCTAGATTAAGGTCAAGCTCCTGTCATCTGCTACCACgcagtattttttttcttcggcATCGTACCAGTGGCTAATAAGCTGATGGTAGCCAGAATCATTTACAGCAGCATAAGCTTTGGCCAGCTGCCACACTGAGCCTTCAACACCTTCTGCTGCTGGCGTGAAAACTTTGCTGACTGCACCACGATGCTCCCCTTGTGGATGTGGAAGGCTTAACTCAATCGCCAACGGCTTCAATGTCCCGTCATCTTGCAGTAGAAGTAGCGTTCTGGTGGCATACGTCTTTGTTGTAGTTGAGTTTATTCTTGTCAGGTATGGCATTAGTGCATCATGATGATCTAATATAAACAGCCTATTGTTTGTGATTGCCTATAACAACAAAATAGATATTAGCTGTCAATATAGAACAAAGTATAGTAATGTAGATATAGTCAGGAAACATATGAAAACATATGAAGCATGTTTAATACTTGATCTATAGTCTGCCCATTCAGGTTGTTCTCTATATGCTCTTCTCTTATTGCACTGTTTTGATTCCCATATACTTTAGGGTCTAGCTTGCTGGTTGGGGGAAATTCCTGTAGACAGCATTTTGGCGAAGATGTTGATGCAGAAAGAGCATTCAACATTATTAATCAACTAATCTAGTGAAAGTAGTATTTTACTTGGAGGCGACGGATGATGACAGGGTTGACTCCTGCAAGCATTTCTCGTCCAAACTCTTCATCTGTCCTCCAAGCAGACCTATCCTCTGCAATTTTGCCATAAAAACTTTATAATTCATAGTTAAGAAGTTTAAAGCATCAAATGCCAAGTGAAACAGAGAAAAATTCTATACATACTGTTGATCACATCGGGAACTGGGAATTTGAGGAATTGTTCACCGTCATTACGGACGAGTTCCTTCAGTAGCTCCCAAGGAATGCATTCCCTAACTTTACCAAGTGTAGGTCCATTGGGTAGCTTGATACCCCCTTCATAGAGATTAAGTACATCTTGCAAGGTGTCAAACTCATTAATAGTTTTGTCGAATATAGATTTAAGCTCTGGGAGTAATATCTGACATAGGGATTTCACAGCATAGGCAAGAAAATCAGAGAACTTCAAGTGGTCGAACCGCTCATCTCTTGGAACATATATGTTAAGACTTAGAAGTGGCAATCTGCTTTCAGTGTTGGGATCTGTCACAATGAGAATATCAAGCTGCTGactcaaaatgataaaaatcattcttcaaAATACACCTAAAAATCATTCAATGCTTAACATGCCTCATGCCATTTGAAATTCTAAAACAATTAAAGAGCAACCACCAATTTAAGACTTTGTCAAAGCAGCTTTTAACAACTAAAAAATCAGTatattatttctatttctaaCCAGCTTTTGTTGGTTTTCGACCCGTTTTCCCTCGTCGGGGATACGGATACTTCTCTGATCCACCAAGAACAGGGCGTGCATAATCTGACCCTTTGCCCGGGCTTCCCAAATCATTGTAGTAATCGTAGTCATAGACTCTGTCCCACTCCTTAAACTTCCTCCTCACTGTTCCATTTCCACGTAGATTTAGTAGCTCCTCTTCCCTGTAGTGCCGTAAAAGCTCAGGTGTTTGACATGGAAGGTAGTTCTAGCACAAAGATTATAAGTTGTCAGTGCTTTGACATCCATATGGTAAGCAGCCATTAACCATTTTCTACGAAATTAATTCACAGTGGACTCGATAAGATCAACAATAAGATTTAAAGAGATAATCTAAAACTCTTTAAATTACCTTGTTTGAGAAGAATACACGGTTGTATTTGTAATGATGCTGGGGATAAACCCAAGAATTGCAGACAAAATGCACACGGCCGTGGCCACCAACATCTTCTAGAGTGACAGTCTTAAGGTAAAACTGGCTGTGGTGATGGTTTTTGACAATGAAAGCTTCAGGAGCACCCATGGACTCATCCCACTCAATTCCAACCGTGAATACAGCTTCTCCTGCCGTCAGTGAAGTAAGTGTTGAAATCCAGTTCTCCAAGTAAGCCACCTTTCCAAGCTTCCCTCTCAGTCCATTCGCTATAATACACAACACAAAGTTTTCAGTCTCTTACGTCTATTAATTCATCTCTATCATTGCAGCTTACTCAGCAAGATCAAAGAAGCAGTGCTAGAAAGTTGTTCAAAAAAAAAGCTACTTGATTGAAATTTCATAAAGaagttggagagagagagagagagagaga from Corylus avellana chromosome ca1, CavTom2PMs-1.0 encodes the following:
- the LOC132190053 gene encoding probable linoleate 9S-lipoxygenase 5, translating into MLVCSSSEIIKKIVEMFCGKNKKKNVHKAGESKKIKGTVVLMKKNVLDTTDMKASFLDRIHEFFGKGVSLQLISSVHPDPANGLRGKLGKVAYLENWISTLTSLTAGEAVFTVGIEWDESMGAPEAFIVKNHHHSQFYLKTVTLEDVGGHGRVHFVCNSWVYPQHHYKYNRVFFSNKNYLPCQTPELLRHYREEELLNLRGNGTVRRKFKEWDRVYDYDYYNDLGSPGKGSDYARPVLGGSEKYPYPRRGKTGRKPTKADPNTESRLPLLSLNIYVPRDERFDHLKFSDFLAYAVKSLCQILLPELKSIFDKTINEFDTLQDVLNLYEGGIKLPNGPTLGKVRECIPWELLKELVRNDGEQFLKFPVPDVINKDRSAWRTDEEFGREMLAGVNPVIIRRLQEFPPTSKLDPKVYGNQNSAIREEHIENNLNGQTIDQAITNNRLFILDHHDALMPYLTRINSTTTKTYATRTLLLLQDDGTLKPLAIELSLPHPQGEHRGAVSKVFTPAAEGVEGSVWQLAKAYAAVNDSGYHQLISHWLNTHAVIEPFVIATNRQLSVLHPIHKLLHPHFRDTMNINALARQILINAGGVLERTVFPAKFAMEMSSVVYKNWVFTEQGLPDDLLKRGIAVPDSSYPHGLRLLIQDYPYAVDGLEIWSAIKNWVSEYCSFYYPTDDMVQGDSELQSWWMEIRHEGHGDKKDEPWWPKMQTQAELIQACTIIIWVASALHAAVNFGQYPYAGYLPNRPTVSRRFMPEPGTPEYAELESNPDLAFLKTITAQFQTLLGVSLIEILSRHSTDEIYLGQRDTPEWTSDSEPLAAFERFREKLITIENRIIEMNNDNKWKNRVGPVKVPYTLLYPNTSDYSKQGGLTGKGIPNSVSI